caTGAGAAAAGTTTCCCTAAGCCGTCAGGAAAGTGCTGTTAAGCAGAAAACCCAATTTAGTTCATTCCTGATCTAATAACATAAATAACAATTTAATTGCAGTTGAACTACTACTTTTATTGCGTCACCTTGGCCGGCTGCTGTGCGCTGTAGGCCATGTCCTGGGCGTGGGACTCCTGCTGGTGCTGCACCTCTTTCGCCAGAATATCGGCCGGCACATCTACCAGGCCCTCCACGAAGCCGTCGAAGGCACGCGCCCAGCCGGAGCTGTAGCTGTCGTGGTGGGAGGGCACCTCGACAATCGTCTTCTTGCTGGAAAGAAGCTTCTTCAGCGATATAATGACCGCCAGCAGCAGGGCAATCTTTGACACAATTAGAGCCTTTCCGGCCAGCAGGAATAAACCCTTAAGCAGTAAGGCGCCGACCATGCCCGTCTTGGCCGCCATCATCATGAGCATGGGACCCATGTTCTTCATCTTGCCGCGACCCTCCTGTAGTGCCTCTAGGGGCCGCACGGAGACGCCAATATTGAGGCTGCCCTCCGGATCGCTGTTCATCACAAAGTCGGCATTGTCCGTGAACTTGTAGCGCAGCGAACGTGACCGGATGTACTTCCACATTTTGTTGGCCATCAGCAGGGCAAACGTCTCCTCATCGGAGCCCATGGAACGTGCCAGCAACTGGTTGACCTCCGGGTCATCTGGTACCATCGAAATGTTCCTACGGATGCGACAATACAGCTAATGGGACACTCGTCAGCCTCCCACCACCCAACACCCACTTACCAGTTCTCCGTGACCTTTACTCGGTCGCCCAAGTCCAAGCGAGTGTTCAGGTACAGGTGATTCATAACAATGGACATCTTGATCATCCTGCAGGCACGGTCATCCTCTTGCCTGCAGTTCTGTTTCAGCTTGGCCAGCAGAAAATCCTCGATGTTCCGCCGCTCATCATCGGTTATCTGGAATGATCGGAAATGGGGCTTAATGGGGGGACAATGGATGAAGTTTGGCTGCAGGCTATCTTGTGGTTGTCCATTCTGTTCTTCCTTTGAGTGCACAAGAGATGAAATTCCGATAAAACAAAATGGTCCTCCACTGACTTTGGATTTGGCTTCTTATTTAGAGGGAAAACTTGTATCCTTGTCACTGGCAATTAATGCCCAATGTTATCGCGGAACTTTCCTGGACCTTACCGTGAGGGTGCCATCCCTTCGCTTGCTGCCTCTGGCCGATACGAGGACGAGGAAGAACGCCAGCAGCGTGCAGACCTTTAATGTTTGCATGGCTCGGACCTCTTCTCtgtcttttgttttgtttcggttatatgtttttctttgttttcgGATAGCACTAAAGTTGTCTGCCACTTATTGTCTTTACATATAGTCGTATTTGGTATATCCTGGCTTTATCCTTTCAGCActgaaacacacacactctcaaCACACACAACGCCCGCGTCTACGCTCTGCTCTTTAATGTCACGCcgtctgctgctctgctgctgttgacaTCGTCGTCTTGATAGAAAACCTAATGCGAATTTTCCGCCAGTGACTTCGATTTTATATGAAAAGCGACCAAAAGCATTGCAAACACAAAACAGGCCTCTGCCAAAGCCAGTGCCAGCGACGCCGGCGATTGTTTTTGTAGGCAACTGTCGACTGTCGTTGAAGTTGTTGATGCTGCTGGCTGAAACTGGTCCCCAAAAGACGTGAGAGCCTtggcctcagcctcagccatAGCTAGAGCCACCAGACCATGGACAAACGGACCAATGGACGCGCTCGTTTGGCCAGTTTCGGGAAATTCTGCTCAGTTTCTGGGAAGCTGCTACTTTATGGCCTTGTCTCTGAACAAAGCATGGCACAGGCCCAGGCCACTTCTGGATTTGTTTTTGCTCGACGACAAGTTCTCTTCTGCTTTTGTTGTCTTTGCCGCGTGGGTTGTCAAGAAAAACAAAGACAGCGGAAAGTAAACTTCAGACCTAATTCCCAACAACAAAGAGGCCAATTTTCCCACACACAGggaaagagagtgagagagggagagagagagaaagatagGGGGAAGGGAAACCAGACTGCAATTGAAGACACGCATGCCAACATGAAAACTTTTTAGTGGTTCCAATTAGTCAAAGGTTCGCCATTCCACATAAAGCAGAGAGTAAGACAGTGGAGCAGTAGAAGAGAGAGAAATTTAAAAATTCTAAATTAAATTCAACCATTAAAAATACCTAAATTCGATACAGATAAAATGAATTAAGTTTGAGTTCTTTATCCGCATTCTGGTAGCCATTAGCGACAGACTGAAAATTGTATGCATGAACCTCTGTTCCTCTGCCCATCTTATCTGTGGGGATGTCTCGTGGGAAAAGCTCGTGTTATTTTACCCATTGCTCTGTGGCCACCCACGCCCACCCTGGGACCGCCCTTTGTCGCTACCAATTTCAGTCAGCCACATGCGAGCCGGTCCCCGTTATGGCCACAGCGGGCAGCATGTACAAGCGCCTTTTGCTTTCAGCCGGGAAAGATTAAGAGTAAAGAGGAAATAATTTATAGCATTTATTACAGTTTCCACAATCGCCAGCGAGAAAGGGCGGAGCGCCGTGGCACCCCAACAGGTGCTCCGTCCGCTGGCCATTTATCGAGCAAATTTCCATCCATTTTCATGCCAAGACCACAAAGTTATTGCACACACCGAAAATTGGCAGTCAGCCGCAAGAGGTGTTTAATTTTCCGCAGCGCTGGAAGTAGGCTAGTGTGGACCGTGCTCGACAAAAGTGGGGCGACAGGCCACGAACGTTGGCGGAGGGAGTGGGGCACAGTGGCACAAACCGCTATGCGATCTGTCCATAAGCCGTTGCCTGTGCTGCGCTGCGCTGTTCTGCTCTCCTGGCACATGTGCCCGGCGATCGTTGTAtcttttttatgtttttgttGCATCTTTGTGTGGCTCAAATATCAAACCGCACCTAAATCACAAATGCGTCCGCCCAATCCAGTTGCCGCAGCAGGCACTTCTCCTTCTCGGCCTGCTCTGGCCACAGGCAGAGAGTCATAACAATTTCTCAACAGCAGTCGCCTGCCTGCCGGCCGCCGGGACGCTTTCTTTTGGAAAATGTGGTCCAGTCGACTCCTCCGACGGTGTCGACGAGTGCGGAGCGTTGACAGCGCCAGACAGTGGCAGGCAGCAGCCCGCCAATACCCCTAAATTGGTTTTGGCTCTGGCATTGACTTTGAACTACCAGTTCTAAAGTTGGCCAAGACTGAGCAGCCGGGACGAGAGGAGTTCGATTAGTATCACCATTTTGAAGGGAAGTTTCATTGGAATTAATCTAATTTTTTAATTGGATCTCCAACAAGAATCTCTTGCTGTTGCATAGAATATTCCTCTTAAGATCCTGAAATTTCAACATATTCTTCAATACAGAACTCATAATTATTTGTATACAGAGACGATGGAGCAGCCCTCGCGTGTCCAAagaaaaatagaaaaaaaacacGCCAGGCCACTTTTCCTCAGTTTTCTCGCCTCGGTATTTCATTGCCTTAATTAAAAGCTGCATTTTATTTGTAGCAACTTCAAAGCCAGTAAAAGCAGAGCGAGTGCAGAATTTGGAAAAACATTTCGCAGTGAAATTTTTACCATTAATTAAAAggcccctccccccctcctACTCTTACTAGACGCCACCGATTTTCCATTTAAAGTTTAGTTTTATTTACAATTATCGTAATAAATATTCTTATAGGAATGCAACAAGGCCGAGGGCCAAATAAATAACAACATGTGGACAGTGCTCGGATCCACATTTAGCTcttctgtggctgctgctgttggggcTCGGCGGCAATGTCCTTGCCGGTGTTGCGGCCGTAGTAGCCATTGTAGGCCGCCTCCTGCGGATCGCCGAAGCTGACGGAGTTGCCGCccacctgctgctgctgctgctggccctgGTAGCTCTTGCTGTAGTAGTCAGTGTAGGGCTTGGCGAAACTGGGCTCCTGGCGATAGGGGAAGGATCCAGGTGCTCCGTGGCCGCCCCCCTCGAAGTGCTCATGGTGATGGTAGTACGTGGCCGCACCGACTCCCTGTGGCGTGTATTCGGGGAAAGTGTTCTTGCTGCCGAAGAGGCCGGACAGGCCGCCGCCGAAACCACCGCCAACTCCGCCTGGTGGTCGGCAAAGTTTGAAGTATGCGAAGAGGCCGGGCAGGATGATGGCAGCGAGACCGAGGATCTTCTTCAGACCAGCAATGCCCAGAATGAAGGGCAGGAAAAGGAGCAGCTTCAGCTTGAAGATCTTCAGCACCAACAGCAGGGGAATAATCATCTTCTTTAGCTTCTTGCGGGCTGCACAGAAAAGGGGAAAAAGGGTCGAGAAAGTTGATTAGCGGCCGGCAGTCAGaattaatatttaatgttttAGAGGACTTACAGAAGGCACCCGCGCGCTTGTTCTCAACGACATCCAGTTCATCATCAATGTCGTTGCCAATGAAGCGGGCCTCGTAGCGGCCAGCCTCGGTCAGCTCCTCGGGCCACTCAACCTCCAGCGCCGTGGACTTGATGAATCTGTAGCAAGAGCAAGAGGATGGAAACGTGCCAGAGAATTGGAATTTGCATTTTCATAAAAATCTCATATTTTATGCATAAGCTTGGGCGACTTTGACCAGCGACCCAAATTAATTTGCATCCGGCATGGGTCGGCCACGAGCCGTAGTCATTTGGTTAATTGTGACAGCTTACCGTTCGGCCCGACGGAGGGCGAATTTTACCAGCAAATTCCAGTCGTCATCCTCGCCACGCGGCTCCTCGGAGTACTCGAAGGGCTCCTGCAGCAGGGAACGCTGCTGGGTCTCAGGCAGACGCACGACGCGAGCAAAGTCCGAGAGGCTGTGGAAACGAGTTGGTGTTCAGTGAGTCAGCTAGAAAGTGAATCAGTCAAGATTGTCCATCCTTACCGGTACTGATCTCTGTAGAAAATCTCATCGAACGTATTGAGGGCTTGGGTCTTGAAGCACTCGGAGAGATCGCCGCCCAAACAGTTGCTGTTGGTGCGCGCCAGATACGGATCGTTGTCGTTGCCTCCCAGACCAAAGATGCTCAAAATGGAAGAGCGACCACGCTCCTCACCCACTCCGGCCGGACCAGTctgcgactgctgctgctggaactGCAGCgtctgtggctgttgctggaTTTGTTGAGGCTGTAGTTGCGGCTGCGGCGCATACACCTGCtggatgttgttcgaagactGTTGATCGGGCAGGCGGAGACCTTCGCCGGCCACCAGGCCCATGCCGACTGCGCCGACTATGGCCAGCAAGGCGAGAGCTCTCATTGCCATGGCTGAAAGCAGGAGAAGACACAGTTTTAGACACGTCCGTTGGCACCAAGCCAACAATAATTGTTGTTGACGTCTCCTCAACCGATGTATAAACAATTTTCGTTCGTTTAATTGACACTGAACCGGTAAAACAGCGTCAGCCGAAGTTTTCTCTATCACTCTCAACGTTCGATTATGTTTGACTCTTCGATTTTATCACGCTACGCCAAAACAACTCGAATGAAACCTGACTCCGAAATCCAAACTTTTTTTGGCAACTTTTACACTCAGACCAGACCATTATCTGCTCAGTGGTTTAACGGATCGCATCGGCTTTCTGACTCACAGCTGACACACTTCTCAGCGGCGTGCAGGGGCGTGCAGGGGCCGGTCCGGCTGAGACTAAGACGATGGTTCATCTATAGCGCAGCTTCGGGCCAGCCTCTTAACGCTTACGCTTAGATGTAATAACTCTCGCTTTCAGCTCACGCtgctcgagcagctgcttacTGCAAAGCTGCCACAAATTTCTCGCACTGAGCTTTCTGTGGCCGAAAAAAACTACACACAACACGAGTACAGAAGAAAGCCACAAAACCGACACAGAGATGTAAGTTGGGTTCGTGACGAGCGCCCAAAGTGAAATGCAGGTCGAACCGGTTCTGTGCGCTTAACCCTTTGGCAGCAATGAGGCGGCAAATGCACGTAATTGAATTTTGTGTGAAAACGCATAAACAGCGGACCTAATGTGCTTTAAAAAGGTCCAAAAAAGTTTGGTCAGGCAGAAACCGTGCATTAAACCGTGCTTAATTTGATGCTCTTTCGTTGCGGACTATGGGCTAAATTGGGTTTATTTCCAAATTGCCATGTCTTCAACGTACTTGGACACTTGTGCCATCGATGGATTCATGGCCCACTGTCGCCCGACGCCAACTGACTTCAAACACGAAACAGTTCGTTATGCTCCAGGGGCTCCTCAGGCGCCTAGTCTCGTTTGCTTTCGTTTCTCTCCTCCATTATGGGGGATGGCTACGAGTTTTTCGATTCACGCTCATCAGTGTGCCGATTGTTCGTCAATTGGAATGTAGCTTGGGTCGCATTGGTGGCCTTTTGAAGGGTCATCTCCATCTAATGGGGAAACCAAATGAGAGCAATGCTTTGTATTGGTTTTACCAACATTCTGCCACATAAATTTGCCACGAAACTATTATTTGATACTGATAAATTCATAGAAAATGTCACAATAATTCAACAGCTGTTGGAACTAGCACAAGGATGCGGAAACTAGTGCCATTAGGAAAACTTTTAATGTCGCAACTTTTCCGAGAACATTTCCTGTtattatattagatttgtgtaGAAAAGCGAGTAGGAAGCGTTTCCGCAACACGAAATGGTATTCGCTAGCTGGTCATTTCTACATCAGTTTTACATGAAATTTGGTAGCTGAAAGTATGCTACACTATTTTAGTGATGATGTCAAGTCCAGGTCTGTATCGTGTATTAACTACATTTGTAATTCGATGTCCCAACATGTAATCCCAACTAATCGTTCTCAAAATAATAAGATACGAGTCTCTAATAAATTTGTATGTGTAGGTATCCACCCAAGGGCTAGATGAAGGATTAAAGGTAAATTTCGGTTGCCCAATTCGCGTGGGGAGTATTGCTGAATTACTGAATAAATTAATGATTCATGGCCACATTTTCTTCAGTCAATGTACTGCGAATGTGATGTTGAAAGCAAATCCAAATTTTGGTCACTATGTCGTgtttgttttatttgtttggctTTCGAATTTGCATTTGCCATCGAAGGTCAATGAAATGTGGACGGGTATTACAACACCATCTGAACGATATATGGAAATTATGGCTTTATCGGTTTCCAGATAAATACAGCTCTCGGGCACAACTGTAAGGCCGCTTAAAACTGGTAATAATAACATATTACACTGCCATTTCGTCTTGACTTATTACGCAATGCGCCTGACAGTTCATTTCACTTCACTTCACTTGGCTTTTCGCCGTTTTCACTGTTTGGTGTTTCGTTTACCTTTTGTTGTTTCCTATAAGCGCTTGAGGGTGGTTTATTTGGTTTATCCTTAACGGCTGACTTAAAGCGACTTTGCCTTTCTGCTGGCTTACAAGCGACTGTGCCGTGGCTGCTGGCCGGCAAAGATTTTATATGAAATGCGAGAAGTTGCAGAGGAGAGCaatcgcagcagcagcagcagcagaagaagtGGCAACAGGCAGAGCACCTCAAGACAACACGCACAAAAAAAAGAGTCAAAAGACAATGGCCCAGACGCGTCGTCGGTTCCAGCACACAATGATGATGGTTGAGAGGCAGAGGAGCCCGAGCGATCAACACGCTCGAGCTTGAGGTAGGTTGGGGGTCGAGATACCCGATCGATGAGGGCTTGCTCTGTAGGTGTGCGACGTCAACGACTTGTGTCCGGCTGGGAGAGCGTTCGTGTGCCTTGAGAAAACCCCAAAAATTATTGTGGCGCACGTCGAGACCTTGGCTTTAATTTGAGTTTGATTTAAAGAGACAACACCGCCGCTGTCCGCTGTCGGGTGACTCATCCACACATGGATCGGCGGGAAAAGGTACGTCACTCCCTGCCAGGGATTATGTAATTTTCGACTGATTGCCACACAGGCAATGATTGCTTTTACTGAGCTCCGTTTTGCTGAACTGGTTTGCAAACGCCCACAAAAGAGGCGCCACAAACATTGCCAAAAGTCATGGCAAATGTGAACAAACTATGGAAATGGCTGCATCAGCATACAAGTGTCTGTGTGCACCACATTGGCCGAAAGCTGGGGAGGGCTGTGGGGCAGTGGTGGCAGTGGCGTGATTACCGCTGGGAGCGGGAGCAACTGGTACTTGCAACCGGGAAAAGCCCCGAGACTCGCAACATTAATGTGGATTTTCCCGCATTTCGATGCTGTGGCAATCGCCGCCTCTGAGATTGTTCCTCCAATTCCCTGACCGACCACACAATCGTTCGCCAGGCGGAAATGGTTCAGCATGTCGGTCGGTCGATGGGTATGCCTCAAAAGCATGGCTCTGCTCCTCGAATGTCAAGTGTTGTGCCTGTGACACAGGCACAGACCGATGACAATGGAATTGCGTCGTGGGGCCACTGTCAATCCACTTAGCCTCAGCCTCCCAATCCAATGCAAATGTATTACACAATTGGAAATTGCATTCTTCACTTGCCCTTCAAAGGATTTTTCCAGCGGGAAAACAAATCTGAGGAAAGTGCGAAGAATATTTTCAATCAGCGAGGCTTTATTTACGAGTATTTTCGTTGATTCTGAGAAACATTGGTTAATTAGCTTATTGTCGGATCACGCCATCAGAACTGGTATACCAGTGTAGTGAACCCATGcatgcacatacatatttcACACTCtgttatacatatatattaatacataTATAGGCGAGTATTTAAAGGCAGTGACATAAAAAACTACAGTTTATGTTGCACATTACTTTTGCACAGCAACATGAaaattttatttgattttattttttttaaattgtgttgtttattattaataaaaaataacaCAAACCAGAATATACGATAACATTATACACTGTAACTGTTACAGCTACTTCCATAATCGGCTGGGATAAAATTCGAATGATAGGATTGCAGCTTAAACAGCGGTCCTGGGTCAGCAGCATGTGGGTCTTTATCTCGGCGATTCTCTGTCAGGTTCTCAGGGCTTAGGTCCATCCTACATCCTCCTGTTGGGTAGGTCCGCTGGGTGTATCATGTAGCATTTATAAAGTCGTCAACAAGTGGGACTGGAGTTGTCGCAGATCCGGATGTACCAGTCTGCTTTTGTGCTGCAGTTTTCTCTGGAAGGTACAGATTCTCGAAAGGTTTGTTTCAGCGACAATAATATTTCTTTGTAGGCCAGGATTTTACTTTTCAGCCTAAGTTTGTTTTTATGCTTAAGCAGACAATACATCTTTCGAGCCTTGCTCCAAACGCTTCGGATGGCGGCTGCCGAAAGTCACGCCAGGGCTAGTGTCCTCTCTTAAGGTGTGTGTCACCAATGCACACTTTTCGGGGTTTTAGGTAAATGTTCCATCGGCAGGACCAGTTTTCAAACTGCATGAGGTATTGCTGTAGAACGTTGGTGTATTGCTCGAAAGTATTGCTCTTTCGACAGCAAAAGCTGCCACCTTAAGGGTCTGCCCCGTTTGCCTTCGGACCGTAGTGGGCTTTGGCATGTCGTGGGTGAATGGGAGGGTAGCGTCGGCCAAAGCACACTTCCTTGCGATGCTCTTGACCTGATGGATTTGGTCATTGATGCTGCACCATCCTGGACGACGGAAGGTCCTCTCTGTCAGGAAGCTTTTGACAATTTCGGGCAGCTGGGGGTTGAGCAGTACCTTGAGTTTGGCGAGCAGTCCCTCGTGCCTGCTAATATCCGGTGTCGGATATTATACCAGCACTAATTGGATTCAATTGGATTGATACAATAATTATGGTTTTACGCAGCAGATAAATTAAGTTCCATTTTCAGTTATTGCAGTTTCAAACACAGCTTAAAGCATTTTCGAATAATTACACTTTAATTTTCACTTTCCAAAAACAACTTcgttaaaataaatcaaataatTATTGTTGGAATTAATTATGCAACCAGCAAACGGAGTGGAAATAATCAAATTGTACACTAAATGAAAAAAATCCAGTACGGAGCAGCTGCAGAAGCGAATGGATAACTAACACAATTGAAATGTAATTATTTATAATGAATTGAAGCAATTGAGTTCTGAGGAGACGTATAAAATGGACAGTCAGGGCCCAGCTCCAATCAATGGAACAAATATATATAGAATTTATGGACATCCACACCTCATATTGAATTAATCAATCATGAATGTTACAGTGTATTTCGAAGAGTGGCCAACAGACTCCCTTCTCCAAATTTCTTGGTAGTAAAAGGGACAATCAAAGGCCGCTTAATTTATCAAATTATCTTGATGGTACAACATAACTTTATTGATTATTTATAAATAATGCTTTGAACAACTTTTGATGACTACGTGGATAACAACAACAGAATAAATTATTACAAATACGTTAGGGCTATAAATAAATACTATACTAAACTCCTCTAAATGGCTAAATATAACAGCATCATCCGTTGTTTGGTGCTCTCGTGCTAATTAAACAACTAAAAAGTTTTCTATTTACAGCATGTTAATGGAGTCCCCTTCCCCTCCCCAACCAACCAAAACCAACCCCCAACAAGCCCCACTCTTGAGGCAGACCTGGCCGACCAGGCCGCAACAACGTCTGCTGACAGCTGCCTCCGGTGGAGCGTCTAACGAACTTGTATATGGCTAGGCTATCTAAAGTACGATTTGCATAATTACAGCTCGAGTCCCCAGACTTCAGACATTAGACAACAGACATCAGACGTGGTCTGACTTGACTTTTGCGAACTTTTGCTGTCATTGTTCCGCCCATCCGATTCTGGATGCTGGATGCTGCTCCTCGTCTACGTCAGTTTACGGGCCTGGACCAATTTGTTGATGTCGTTGTAGGTGGAAAGCATTGCTGGATTCTCGAAATCCTTGAATTCCGTACACTTGACAAACGACTGCTCACAGTCGACGCCATCCTGTCCGTCCTTGGCCGCCCGCATGTACTTGAAGAAGCGCAGGATGTCCGGATTATCGGAGGTGGGCTTGCGCAACTCGTTTAGCTCTCTGAAAGAACATAAGTTTTGTTGAAATTAATGGGGAAATTCATTTCCTAGCATACTTTCCGGCCGTCGCCGTACTCACCGACTCAGCTGCGCGGACACCAGATTGCTATATGGAGCATACTTCGCGGGGTTGGAGTACATCAGACAGATGAGCTTTTCGCGGCAGGTCTCGTTCGCCGAGTTCAGCTTGAGCTGAGCGAACACCGAGTCCAGACGCGACAGCAGCGGACTGTAGAAGGGGTCGTAGTtggacagcagcagcgaggAGTTGGGTACCTTTTGGAAGCTCTGGAATGTGTTCATTACCGCCGGCGATGGCTTCTTGGTCATGCCGGGGGCAGCTCCTGCCGCACTCGACGACCCCGACAGACTCTGTGAGTTCTTGAAGGAGGCGGCACCGATGTTCTGTAGCGCATTGAGGTAGGTGTCCTGCATCATCTGCTGGCCGCCATAGCGGGAAAGGGTCGCCTGGTTGATTGAGTTGCCATTGAAGTTGGCATACTGGGCCTGCTGTTGGGAGGCCTCTGGGGAGCGCGAATTAAATTGTTGATTTATTATGCACAGGTAAATCGCAACTAGCACCCACCTGCATTGTATTCGTAGGCTCCAGCAGTTTTGCTGTCGTCAGCCAAGCTGAATTTGCTGTCGTCGTCAAAGTTCAGAGTGTTGTCTCGGAAGTCCAGCTCCTGCGGCGGCTCCATGGGGCGGACAAACAAAGGCACGGAGCTGGCGGAGCCGGACGTAATACCTGGTCGGTGTTGAAATGTTAAAGACAACTGAAATTCCTGGGGAAAATTCAACAGATCTTACCCTTGCCAATCAGCCGAGTCACGCTGCTAACGATGGTCGGAAGGAACATGGCAAAAAGCACACTCTTCAGCACCTGTAATCCCATATATATGGGCCACATTATTTTCTTCAAGCCTGCAATGGAAAATCGTATGTTTTGTGTAACGAATTCCAGTCTTTCTTCCTTCACGGCTTACCGCTGAAAAATAGAAGCCGGGCACTTTCCAGAGCTCGTGGGACATTGACCTCCACATTGGTGTCTTCCAAAATACTCCGTGTGATGCGCTGTGCACTCGTGTGATTCTGTTGTAGAGCAAACACCAGGCCAGGTGCTGGCTCATACTTGCCCTTACTGAAGAACTGCTCCACATACTCCATTAGCAGATCTTCCAATCCCTTTAGCTCAGATTGTAGAGTGGCGGAGCTGTTTCCCTGCTGACCGTCAACTTGTTTTGCAGAAATACTCTTGGACTCGACCTTTCTGGCCGGAATTGGCTCATGGCGATGCTTAAAGTTGCGCCGCCTCATGGCCACCGTTAGGCGAAGGTCACTCTCGCTCTCCGCGGGCTGGAAGACGCGATATTGTCCCGTCTTTGTGAAAACATTGCGGGATATGAACTCTGGGCTAATGTCGATGGGTAGAATGGGTCGAAACGTGTTGTCATCGTTGCGGGGCGCACCACCCATCGTTGTCAGGGGCTGACTGTAGGGTGCTTCCAAGTTTGATCTAGTCGCCTCCGAAGCTTGTGAGGCAACCAGCCAGAGATGACACAGCACCAGAACGCAACAAAACAGCGGTCTGCACCGTCGCTTCCGGTGGGTGTTTGCTTTTAATTTTGCCTGTGTGCTTCCTTCTCCGAGAAGGGCTTGGCTCAACATTTTCATTATTCTTGTGGTTACTG
This region of Drosophila miranda strain MSH22 chromosome 2, D.miranda_PacBio2.1, whole genome shotgun sequence genomic DNA includes:
- the LOC108154559 gene encoding uncharacterized protein LOC108154559 isoform X2 — protein: MAMRALALLAIVGAVGMGLVAGEGLRLPDQQSSNNIQQVYAPQPQLQPQQIQQQPQTLQFQQQQSQTGPAGVGEERGRSSILSIFGLGGNDNDPYLARTNSNCLGGDLSECFKTQALNTFDEIFYRDQYRLSDFARVVRLPETQQRSLLQEPFEYSEEPRGEDDDWNLLVKFALRRAERFIKSTALEVEWPEELTEAGRYEARFIGNDIDDELDVVENKRAGAFSRKKLKKMIIPLLLVLKIFKLKLLLFLPFILGIAGLKKILGLAAIILPGLFAYFKLCRPPGGVGGGFGGGLSGLFGSKNTFPEYTPQGVGAATYYHHHEHFEGGGHGAPGSFPYRQEPSFAKPYTDYYSKSYQGQQQQQQVGGNSVSFGDPQEAAYNGYYGRNTGKDIAAEPQQQQPQKS
- the LOC108154559 gene encoding uncharacterized protein LOC108154559 isoform X1; protein product: MNHRLSLSRTGPCTPLHAAEKCVSSMAMRALALLAIVGAVGMGLVAGEGLRLPDQQSSNNIQQVYAPQPQLQPQQIQQQPQTLQFQQQQSQTGPAGVGEERGRSSILSIFGLGGNDNDPYLARTNSNCLGGDLSECFKTQALNTFDEIFYRDQYRLSDFARVVRLPETQQRSLLQEPFEYSEEPRGEDDDWNLLVKFALRRAERFIKSTALEVEWPEELTEAGRYEARFIGNDIDDELDVVENKRAGAFSRKKLKKMIIPLLLVLKIFKLKLLLFLPFILGIAGLKKILGLAAIILPGLFAYFKLCRPPGGVGGGFGGGLSGLFGSKNTFPEYTPQGVGAATYYHHHEHFEGGGHGAPGSFPYRQEPSFAKPYTDYYSKSYQGQQQQQQVGGNSVSFGDPQEAAYNGYYGRNTGKDIAAEPQQQQPQKS
- the LOC108157389 gene encoding uncharacterized protein LOC108157389 — protein: MKMLSQALLGEGSTQAKLKANTHRKRRCRPLFCCVLVLCHLWLVASQASEATRSNLEAPYSQPLTTMGGAPRNDDNTFRPILPIDISPEFISRNVFTKTGQYRVFQPAESESDLRLTVAMRRRNFKHRHEPIPARKVESKSISAKQVDGQQGNSSATLQSELKGLEDLLMEYVEQFFSKGKYEPAPGLVFALQQNHTSAQRITRSILEDTNVEVNVPRALESARLLFFSGLKKIMWPIYMGLQVLKSVLFAMFLPTIVSSVTRLIGKGITSGSASSVPLFVRPMEPPQELDFRDNTLNFDDDSKFSLADDSKTAGAYEYNAEASQQQAQYANFNGNSINQATLSRYGGQQMMQDTYLNALQNIGAASFKNSQSLSGSSSAAGAAPGMTKKPSPAVMNTFQSFQKVPNSSLLLSNYDPFYSPLLSRLDSVFAQLKLNSANETCREKLICLMYSNPAKYAPYSNLVSAQLSRELNELRKPTSDNPDILRFFKYMRAAKDGQDGVDCEQSFVKCTEFKDFENPAMLSTYNDINKLVQARKLT
- the LOC108153925 gene encoding uncharacterized protein LOC108153925, whose amino-acid sequence is MQTLKVCTLLAFFLVLVSARGSKRRDGTLTITDDERRNIEDFLLAKLKQNCRQEDDRACRMIKMSIVMNHLYLNTRLDLGDRVKVTENWNISMVPDDPEVNQLLARSMGSDEETFALLMANKMWKYIRSRSLRYKFTDNADFVMNSDPEGSLNIGVSVRPLEALQEGRGKMKNMGPMLMMMAAKTGMVGALLLKGLFLLAGKALIVSKIALLLAVIISLKKLLSSKKTIVEVPSHHDSYSSGWARAFDGFVEGLVDVPADILAKEVQHQQESHAQDMAYSAQQPAKVTQ